GGCCCCGACGGCGACGTCGCCACCGTCCTGGCCGTCGACGCCTACTACATGGCGGCGGGGGGCCTGACCGGGCCGCTCGGCCGGCCGCTGGCCGACCCCGTGAACGTGATCGGCGACGATCTCGTCACGCACCAGCAGTTCAGGCACGGAACGGTCTGGAGCTCTGCGCGCACGCCGACGGTGAGCACGACCGGAGCCATCGACCGCACCTACGTCGAGGCGGGCGGGGTCGGCTCCGCCCTCGGGCTCCCGGTCGCGGAGGTGCGCACCACCGACCGCGGCTTCTCACAGCGCTTCGAGCACGGTGTCATCGTGTGGGTGCCCGGCAAGGGCACGACGATCCGCCTGACCTGAGCCGGCCGGGCGTCAGTCGGCCGCGAGGCCCGGGTGGCCCGAGCGCTCGAGGGCGTCGGCGACGAACCCGGACGCCTTGAGCTCGTCGACGACGGCGGCGACCCACGCGACCGTGTCCGCGTCGCGCTGCACCGACACGCCGACGGCCTGCTCGATCTGCATGAACCGCCCGGGCAGCACGCGCACTCCCCCGTGCGCCCGCGCGAACTCCGTCACCGGCTGCCGGATGCCGGCCGCGACGTCGAGCGCCTCGGCGACGAACACGTCGGTGCCGTCGCTCCCGCGCACGATGGTGGCCGCGGTCAGGGTGCGGCTGAGGTGGAGGTCGTACGCCGACCCCTCCTTGACGCCCACCCGCACGCCCTCGCGGTCGACCTGGTCCACCGCCGTGATCGGTGAGTCGTCGGCCACGGCGTAGACACCCTCGATGACGGCGTAGGGCCGGCTGAAGGCGACGTCGGTGGCGCGGCCCGGGTCGACCGCGAGGTAGCCGACGTCGGCGGCCCCGGTCGTCAGGGCCTCGAGCGACTTCCGCGCGGCGTCGAAGCAGACGAGGCGGAGCGGCACGCCGAGCCGGCGGGCCAGCTCGCGGGACAGGTCGACGGTCACCCCGGCCGGCTCGCCCGGCGTGCCCTGGGCGAGCACCGGGTTGCCGAGGTTGATCGAGGCGCGCAGCTCGCCCTCCGGGGCGAGGTCGGCGACGACGCCGGGCGACGGGTGGGGGGCGGTGGGCGTCAAGTCGTCGGGCATGGCCCCGAGCATAGGCACCGGATGCCGCCCCGGCCCGGCCCCGCGCGCACGGGCGGCGACCGGCGGGGCGAGCCTCCCGGCATCCGGCCCGGTCGTCGTGGGCCTGTGCCAGAGTCTGCGTCATGACCGACGTCGCGACGGGCGCCACACGCGCCGAGACGAAGGAGCAGCGATCGTGGTACTGGTACGACTGGGCCAACTCGGCCTACGTCACCACGACCGCGACGGTGCTCATGAGCCCGTACCTCACGTCGATCGCGGAGGCGGCCGCTTGCCCCGACCTCGCTGAGGGCGCGGACTGCACGACGACCCTGTCGGTCCTCGGCATCCCCGTCGCGCCGGGCTCGCTGTGGTTCTACACCGTCACCTTCACGACGGTGCTGTCCGCGCTCGTACTCGTGTTCGTCGGGGCCGTGGCCGACCGCAGCCCGCGACCCACGCGGCTCTTCGCGGCGTTCGCGTGGGCCGGCGCGCTCGCGGCATCCCTCATGTTCTTCGTCGAGGGCACGAACTGGCAGCTCGGGGCGCTGCTCGTCGTCATCGCCGGCATGGCGCTCGGCAGCTCGCTCGTGGTCTACGACTCGATCCTGTGCCGCATCGCCGACGAGAACGAGCGCGACCGCGTCAGCTCGAAGGGCTGGGCGTTCGGCTTCCTCGGCGGTGGGCTGCTGCTCGCGCTCAACTTCGCCCTCGTCACGCTGCACGAGTCGGTCGGGCTCACGCTCAGCATGGCCACCCGCATCAGCCTGCTCTCGGCGGGGCTGTGGTGGGCGGGGTTCACCGTCATCCCCTACCTGGGGCTGCGCCACCTCACCGGAACGGTGGCCACGCCCGTCGAACGCAGCCGCGGCGTCGTCGGCGGGAGTCTCGCCCAGCTGGGCGACACCCTGCGCGAGCTGCGGCTCTACCCGCAGACCCTGCTGTTCCTGCTCGCCTACCTCTTCTTCAACGACGGCATCCAGACCGTCATCGGCAGCTCCAGCGTGTACGGCCAGGAGGAGCTCGGCTTCCCCCAGGGCACCGTGCTCGGCATCTTCCTGCTCGTCCAGTTCGTCGCCTTCTTCGGCGCCCGGCTCTTCGGGCGGCTGGCGGCTCGGGTCGGCGCGTGGCGCACGGTGCTCGGCGGCGTCTGGCTCTGGACGCTCGTGGTCGTCGTCGCCTTCTTCACCCCGTCACGCTCGCTCGCGCTCTTCGTCGTGCTCGCCGTGCTCATCGGCATCGTCCTCGGCGGCACGCAGGCCCTGTCGCGCTCGCTCTACAGCCAGCTCATCCCGCGCGGCCGTGAGGCGGAGTTCTTCAGCCTCTACCAGGCGATGGAGCGCGGCACGAGCTGGCTCGGCACACTCGTCTTCGGACTCGTCTACCAGTTCACGAGCAGCTACCGCTGGGCCATCGTCGTGCTCGTCGTCTTCTTCGTCGTCGGCGGCGTGCTGCTGTCGAGGGTGCGGATGCGCGAGGGCATCGTCGCGGCCGGCAACCCCGTGCCGCGGGTGGTCTGAGAAAGCACAGGGCCGCAGAGCGTGTCAGGTCGGCGGGTGCCGCCGGGCGTGGCCGTGCGCATCCGTGTGGACGGCGTGACGTGACCTACACTGCTGTCGGCGAGGTCCGTCCGAGGTGGTCCCCGAAACCGGGAACAAGGGCCGTCGGCCGGTCGTTGCACGGTCTGTGAGGGTATGGCACCGGTAGTGCCGTCCAGACTCAGATCTTTTGGAGGGGGCCACCATGGCCGATCGAGCATTGCGCGGTTCGAACCTCGGTTCCCGCAGCATGGAGTCCGACGAGAACGTCGTTCCGAGCGAGCGTCAGATCACGGCGTACGTGTGTCCTGACGGGCACCGCACCGAGCTGCCGTTCAGCATCGAGGCGGAGATCCCGGCGACGTGGGAGTGCCGCTGCGGCCTGGCCGCCAAGCTGCAGGGTGACCACGACGAGCCCGAGGCCAAGCCCGTCAAGCACCAGCGCACCCACTGGGACATGCTGCTCGAGCGCCGCTCCATCCCCGAGCTCGAAGAGCTGCTCGAGGAGCGGCTGACGCTGCTGCGCGAGTCCCGCGGTGAGAAGCCGCGCCGGCGCAAGAGCGCCTGACACAGACCCTGGTCGAGAGCCCGCCCCGTTCGTGGGGGCGGGCTCTTCGGCGTCCGCGCCCGTCGACAAGTCTGGAAGCCATGGTGGCCGGGGTCACGCGGGGGTGGTGACGGGCCCAGGCCCCCAGGGGGCTCCAACCCTTCACGCCCCCCGGTCAGGGGCGTCGTCTCCGACATCCGGTGGGTGGCCGCCCCCCAACCACTGCGGCGGGGTCGGTCAGCGCGGCGGCTCGTCGTCGATGATCTCGCCCTCGATGACCTCGTCGCTCGAGGCCGAGCGGGCCCGGCCCTGCGGCCCACCCGCTCCGGGTGCCGTGCCGGCACCGGTGCCGGCACCGGAGCCGACCCCTTGGCCCCGGTCGGTGACGAACGGCCCACCGAAGCCTGCGGTCGAGGTCACCATGCGGCGGGCGATGACGGCCGCGACGAGGTTGCGGGCCACCGGTCGGGTGAAGGGCAGCACGAGCAGCAGGCCCAGGACGTCGCTGACGAACCCCGGCCCGCTGAGCAGGACGCCCCCGACGAGGACGAGCATGCCGTCGGCGAGCTCACGGGCCGGCATCCGGCCGCTGCGGACCGCCTGACGCAGCGCCGAGAACGCCTTGGACCCCTCGCGACGAACGAGCCAGGCCCCCAGCAACGACGTGGCGACGAGCAGCAGGATCGTCCACAACGGGCCGATGGCGCGGCCGACGAGGATGATGACGAGGATCTCGAGGACGCCGAAGAGCAGCAGCCCGGCCGCGGCCACCTTGGTGGGTCGCAGTCCCGAGCGCGCGGCCCGGTCGCCGGGACGGGGCGCGAAGGGCCCGCCCGCGGTCACTCCGCCACCTCGGCCCGCGCGTCACGCTCGGCCGGCGCGGTCCGCTCGACGCGCCCCGCCCGCTCAGCACGACGGTCGGACCCGGCGCGACGCGACCGCACGAGGTCGCGCACCTGGCCGACCCGGTGCTCGACGCCCCACCGGGTGACGTTCGTCAACGCCTCGCGCACGATGTCCTGCCCCATCTTCGACACGCCGATCTCACGCTCGACGAAGGTGATGGGGACCTCGACGACGGTCAGTCCGCGGCGCACGGCCCGCATGGTGAGGTCGATCTGGAAGCAGTAGCCCTGCGACTCCACGCCCTCGAGCCCCATGTCGGTCAGGGCGGTGGCGCGGTAGGCCCGGAACCCGGCGGTGGCGTCGTTGACGCGCATCCCGAGCAGCACCTTCGTGTAGACGTTGGCCCCGACCGAGAGGACCTTGCGGTGCAGGGGCCAGTTCTCGACCCGACCGCCGCGCACCCAGCGCGCCCCGATCGACACGTCGGCGTCGGCGAGCGCCGCGATGAGCTCGGGCAGCTGTTCAGGACGGTGCGAGCCGTCGGCATCCATCTCGACGACGGCGTCGTACCCGCGCACGATTGCCCACTCGAACCCGGCCAGGTAGGCGCGGCCGAGGCCCTGCTTGGCCGGGCGGTGCATCACGTGCACGCGCTCGTCCGATGCCGCCAGCGCGTCCGCGACCTCGCCCGTGCCGTCGGGCGACCCGTCGTCGAGCACGAGGACGTCGACCTCCGGCGCCGCCGCCCGCGTGCGGGCCACGATGAGCGGCAGGTTCTCCCGCTCGTTGTACGTCGGGATGAGCACGGCCACCTTCGTGACCGGCTCACGTCTCGCTGTCGTCATCCCTGTCCTTCGTCAGTCGTGGTCTGCGCGCCACCGACGCCCCCAGCAGCACCACGAGCGCCGCGAGGGCCGCCCACTCGGGGGCGGCGCCGACACGCGTGGCCACGGTCAGCTGGTCCCGCAATGGTAGGGCCCCGCTGATCACCGCCTGTGTGAACAACGACGTGACCTGGTGCGCGGTTCCGTCGGGCGTGATGAGCGCGCTCTGGCCCACGGTCGAGACGTGCACGACGCTGCGGCCGAACTCCATCGCCCGCACCCGGCTGATCGCCAGCTGCTGGGGCGACTCCGCCGTGTAGCCGAACGTCGCGTTGTTCGTCTGCACGACGAGGACGTTCGCACCCGCGTCGACGGTGTCTCGCATGATGTCGTCGTAGGCGACCTCGAAGCAGATGGCGAGCCCGGCGCGCACCGACTGCCCCTTCGTCCCCGTCACGTCGAACAGCCCGACGTCGCGCCCCGCCACGAAGTCGCTGCGCACGAGGTCGACCTCGGCGCTGAACTGCCGCCAGAACGCGCGGTTGGGGATGTACTCGGCGAACGGCACCGGATGCCGTTTCACGTACCTCTCGGTGTTGCCACGCCCCGGCTCGAAGAGGAGGGACACGTTCGACAGCTCGCCGGGGGGCTCCTCGAGCAGGCCGCCGACGATGAGCGGCCGGCCCAGCGCCGCCACCGTCTGCAGGATCAGCGCCTTGGCGTCGGCGTTGCGCAGCGGGTCGATGTCGGAGGCGTTCTCCGGCCAGACGACGAGGTCGGGCACCGGCACGGAGCCGTCCTTGATGCGGGCCACCTCACCCATCGTCGCGGCGACGTGGTTGTCGAGCACCGCGCGCCGCTCCGCGTTGAACTCCAGCCCCGGACGGGCGACGTTGCCCTGCACGCCGACGAACTGTGCGGACTGCCCGTCCGTCGGCAGCGGCACGGCGAGACCCGCGACCGACAGCACGACGGCGGCCGCCACCGGCGCCATCCGGGAGCCGACGGCCCGGCTCGGGCGCCGCCCGGACGGCCGGTCGAGCGGTCGGCCACCCCGTCGCAGCGCGGGCCAGACCCGGACGGCGGCGAGCGCGAGCAGGGCGCCCGTCAGGGCGATGACGAAGGCGACGAGAGGTGGCCCGCCGAGGGCGACGAGGCGCCCGAACGGCGAGTCAGCCTGCCCGAAGGCGAGCTTCAGCCATGGGAAGCCGCCGTACGGGGCTCGGCCCCGGAACCCCTCGGTGACGACCCAGACGACGGCGAACACGAACGGGCGCACGCCACCCCGGCGGCTCAGCCACCCGTAGAGACCGCCGGCCAGGGCCAGGAAGAGCGCCTCGAGGGTCGAGAGGGCGAGCCACGGCAGCGCGCCGACGTAGATGCCCGACCACTGGAGCGTCGGCACGAAGAAGGCGAGGCCCGCGACGAGCCCGAGCAGCAGCCCACGCCGGAAGCCCGCCGCGGTCAGGGCCCACGCGAGCAGGGCCAGCGACACCGGGGCCGCCACCCAGACGTCGAACGTCGGGAAGGCGAGGCAGAGCAGCCCACCGGCGACGGAGGCCGCGAGGAGCCGGACGAGGAGCCGGCTTCGCGGAGGGGCCGACGGCGCGGGCTGGGGCGGACTGCTCACCGGGTCACCGTATGTCGCCCGCCTGAGCAGCCGGTGAGGGGCTGGTCGGCGGGCAGAGACCTACACTCCGCCTGTCCGCCCGAACCCCTCGCACCGCAGGAGCCCCCTTTGGCCCGCAAGGCTGCGTCCGGCCCCACGACCCCGGCCACGCTGGCCCTCGAGCGGGCCGGCGTCGAGTTCACCCGGCATCCGTACACCCACGACCCGGCGGCGGGCGGCTACGGGCTCGAGGCGGCGGGGGCGCTCGGCCTCGACCCGGCGCAGGTGCTCAAGACGCTGCTCGTCGACACGGGCGGGGGTCTGGCCGTCGCCGTCGTGCCCGTCGCCGGCCACCTCGACCTCAAGGCCACGGCGCTCGCCCTCGGGGTCAAGGCCGTCGTCATGGCCGACCCGGCTGCCGCCGAGCGCAGCAGCGGCTACGTCGTCGGCGGCATCTCGCCGCTCGGCCAGAAGCGCTCCCTGCCCACGGTGATCGACGAGAGCGCCTTCGCGCACGACGTGGTCTACGTCTCCGGGGGCCGACGGGGCTTCGACGTCGGCCTCTCCCCCACCGACCTCGAGCGGGTCACCGGCGCCACGCGCGCCCCGGTCGCCCGGGCCTGAGAGCGAGCCTGAGAGCGGGCCGGGCCGGGCGACGGCGCCCGCGTCCGACCTCGTGTCAGACGCTGGCCGAGGCGCTGCGGCCCTCCCACGGCGTGGAGAGCACGACCGTCGTGCGCGTGGAGACGTTGGCGGCCGAGCGGATGCGGGCCAGCAGGTCCTCGAGGTTGCCCGGCATCGCCACGCGCACCTTGAGGATGTAGCTCTCGACGCCGGCCACCGAGTAGCAGTCCTCGATCTCGGTGATGTGCGCGAGCCGCTGGGGCACGTCGTCGGGGTCGCTGGGGTCGAACGGCGTCACCGAGATGAGCGCGCTCAGCGGCAACCCCAGCGCCTCGGGCGAGACGGTGGCCGCGTACCCGGTGATGACACCGCGCTCCTCGAGCCGCCGCACCCGCTGGTGCACCGCGGAGGTCGAGAGCCCCGTCGCCTTGCCGAGGTCGGTGTAGCTCATGCGCCCGTCCTGCAGCAGCAGCCCCACGAGCCGGCGGTCGAGATCCTCCATGGGCGCAGGCTAGACCAGCGCCACCACCCCCCACGGGG
This is a stretch of genomic DNA from Terracoccus luteus. It encodes these proteins:
- a CDS encoding transporter substrate-binding domain-containing protein, producing MPDDLTPTAPHPSPGVVADLAPEGELRASINLGNPVLAQGTPGEPAGVTVDLSRELARRLGVPLRLVCFDAARKSLEALTTGAADVGYLAVDPGRATDVAFSRPYAVIEGVYAVADDSPITAVDQVDREGVRVGVKEGSAYDLHLSRTLTAATIVRGSDGTDVFVAEALDVAAGIRQPVTEFARAHGGVRVLPGRFMQIEQAVGVSVQRDADTVAWVAAVVDELKASGFVADALERSGHPGLAAD
- a CDS encoding MFS transporter is translated as MTDVATGATRAETKEQRSWYWYDWANSAYVTTTATVLMSPYLTSIAEAAACPDLAEGADCTTTLSVLGIPVAPGSLWFYTVTFTTVLSALVLVFVGAVADRSPRPTRLFAAFAWAGALAASLMFFVEGTNWQLGALLVVIAGMALGSSLVVYDSILCRIADENERDRVSSKGWAFGFLGGGLLLALNFALVTLHESVGLTLSMATRISLLSAGLWWAGFTVIPYLGLRHLTGTVATPVERSRGVVGGSLAQLGDTLRELRLYPQTLLFLLAYLFFNDGIQTVIGSSSVYGQEELGFPQGTVLGIFLLVQFVAFFGARLFGRLAARVGAWRTVLGGVWLWTLVVVVAFFTPSRSLALFVVLAVLIGIVLGGTQALSRSLYSQLIPRGREAEFFSLYQAMERGTSWLGTLVFGLVYQFTSSYRWAIVVLVVFFVVGGVLLSRVRMREGIVAAGNPVPRVV
- a CDS encoding RNA polymerase-binding protein RbpA, coding for MADRALRGSNLGSRSMESDENVVPSERQITAYVCPDGHRTELPFSIEAEIPATWECRCGLAAKLQGDHDEPEAKPVKHQRTHWDMLLERRSIPELEELLEERLTLLRESRGEKPRRRKSA
- a CDS encoding FxsA family protein, translated to MTAGGPFAPRPGDRAARSGLRPTKVAAAGLLLFGVLEILVIILVGRAIGPLWTILLLVATSLLGAWLVRREGSKAFSALRQAVRSGRMPARELADGMLVLVGGVLLSGPGFVSDVLGLLLVLPFTRPVARNLVAAVIARRMVTSTAGFGGPFVTDRGQGVGSGAGTGAGTAPGAGGPQGRARSASSDEVIEGEIIDDEPPR
- a CDS encoding polyprenol monophosphomannose synthase, with the translated sequence MTTARREPVTKVAVLIPTYNERENLPLIVARTRAAAPEVDVLVLDDGSPDGTGEVADALAASDERVHVMHRPAKQGLGRAYLAGFEWAIVRGYDAVVEMDADGSHRPEQLPELIAALADADVSIGARWVRGGRVENWPLHRKVLSVGANVYTKVLLGMRVNDATAGFRAYRATALTDMGLEGVESQGYCFQIDLTMRAVRRGLTVVEVPITFVEREIGVSKMGQDIVREALTNVTRWGVEHRVGQVRDLVRSRRAGSDRRAERAGRVERTAPAERDARAEVAE
- the lnt gene encoding apolipoprotein N-acyltransferase, with translation MSSPPQPAPSAPPRSRLLVRLLAASVAGGLLCLAFPTFDVWVAAPVSLALLAWALTAAGFRRGLLLGLVAGLAFFVPTLQWSGIYVGALPWLALSTLEALFLALAGGLYGWLSRRGGVRPFVFAVVWVVTEGFRGRAPYGGFPWLKLAFGQADSPFGRLVALGGPPLVAFVIALTGALLALAAVRVWPALRRGGRPLDRPSGRRPSRAVGSRMAPVAAAVVLSVAGLAVPLPTDGQSAQFVGVQGNVARPGLEFNAERRAVLDNHVAATMGEVARIKDGSVPVPDLVVWPENASDIDPLRNADAKALILQTVAALGRPLIVGGLLEEPPGELSNVSLLFEPGRGNTERYVKRHPVPFAEYIPNRAFWRQFSAEVDLVRSDFVAGRDVGLFDVTGTKGQSVRAGLAICFEVAYDDIMRDTVDAGANVLVVQTNNATFGYTAESPQQLAISRVRAMEFGRSVVHVSTVGQSALITPDGTAHQVTSLFTQAVISGALPLRDQLTVATRVGAAPEWAALAALVVLLGASVARRPRLTKDRDDDSET
- the ybaK gene encoding Cys-tRNA(Pro) deacylase: MARKAASGPTTPATLALERAGVEFTRHPYTHDPAAGGYGLEAAGALGLDPAQVLKTLLVDTGGGLAVAVVPVAGHLDLKATALALGVKAVVMADPAAAERSSGYVVGGISPLGQKRSLPTVIDESAFAHDVVYVSGGRRGFDVGLSPTDLERVTGATRAPVARA
- a CDS encoding Lrp/AsnC family transcriptional regulator, whose amino-acid sequence is MEDLDRRLVGLLLQDGRMSYTDLGKATGLSTSAVHQRVRRLEERGVITGYAATVSPEALGLPLSALISVTPFDPSDPDDVPQRLAHITEIEDCYSVAGVESYILKVRVAMPGNLEDLLARIRSAANVSTRTTVVLSTPWEGRSASASV